The Nitrospirota bacterium genome contains a region encoding:
- a CDS encoding tRNA (adenine-N1)-methyltransferase: MSQLQSGERIHLVDKKGRQYALTLKAGDRYQLSGHKIAHDDLIGKPDGSLVTLSGNKTMLALKPTFGDYVLKMPRGAQVLYPKDLALIPMWADVYPGARVFEAGTGSGALTMALLRAVGPRGVVVTYEAREDFAKTAMTNIERYMGTMPNLISLRRNVYEGISLLDDGLPFDRLVLDLPEPWQVVPHAAQVLRPGGMYLSFVPTVPQVVQTVEALEKAMVFGMIETFESLLRTWSIQGRSVRPDHRMVAHSGFITVARKIESGLWPTAQAAEAMDEAGDAHEEREDDAR; encoded by the coding sequence ATGTCACAACTTCAATCAGGCGAACGTATTCATTTGGTCGATAAAAAAGGGCGGCAGTATGCCCTGACCCTCAAGGCTGGAGATCGCTATCAGCTAAGCGGTCATAAAATTGCGCACGACGATCTCATCGGAAAGCCCGATGGTTCTCTCGTCACGCTCTCCGGCAACAAGACGATGTTGGCGCTGAAGCCGACGTTCGGCGACTATGTGCTGAAGATGCCACGGGGCGCGCAGGTATTGTACCCGAAGGATCTGGCGCTCATTCCCATGTGGGCGGATGTCTATCCCGGCGCGCGCGTCTTCGAAGCGGGAACTGGCTCCGGGGCCTTGACGATGGCCCTCTTACGAGCCGTGGGCCCGCGGGGCGTCGTCGTGACGTACGAAGCCCGCGAGGATTTTGCGAAAACGGCGATGACGAACATCGAACGGTACATGGGCACGATGCCCAACCTTATCTCGCTTCGTCGGAACGTATACGAGGGGATCAGCTTGCTCGACGATGGCTTGCCGTTCGATCGCCTCGTCCTCGATCTTCCTGAGCCTTGGCAGGTGGTCCCGCATGCCGCGCAGGTCCTTCGTCCCGGCGGCATGTATTTGAGTTTTGTTCCCACCGTTCCTCAAGTGGTGCAGACGGTTGAGGCCCTTGAGAAAGCGATGGTCTTTGGCATGATTGAAACGTTCGAGTCGCTGTTGAGAACCTGGTCGATTCAGGGCCGTAGCGTACGTCCGGATCACCGGATGGTCGCCCATTCAGGCTTCATTACCGTGGCGAGAAAAATCGAGTCTGGTTTGTGGCCTACTGCTCAAGCGGCTGAGGCTATGGATGAGGCCGGTGATGCTCATGAAGAGCGAGAGGACGACGCGCGATGA
- a CDS encoding SDR family oxidoreductase, whose translation MNRLQGKVAVVTGGNAGIGEAIAKAFAREGASVVITGRRQGELDRVVSDIVKAQGKAVAVAGSVTDERHVQEAALVTVQQFGRLDILVNNAGVGDFGKRLHETDDATWAQILDVNLTGVFRMTRAVLPQMLKQGKGAIVNISSIASLVGLPTLPAYAASKGALDAMTRAIAVDYAKEGIRCNVVNPGLIDTPMAAPLMSNPEQLAPILAHYPIRRAGKPEEVANMVLYLVSDEAAWVTGGTFPIDGGMTIS comes from the coding sequence ATGAACCGATTGCAGGGGAAAGTGGCGGTCGTTACCGGGGGCAACGCGGGTATCGGTGAAGCGATCGCGAAAGCCTTTGCGCGCGAAGGAGCATCGGTCGTGATTACGGGGAGACGGCAAGGAGAGCTGGACCGAGTCGTGAGCGACATTGTGAAGGCGCAGGGCAAGGCCGTTGCCGTTGCCGGATCGGTCACAGACGAACGCCATGTCCAGGAGGCCGCGCTGGTGACGGTGCAGCAGTTCGGACGGCTCGATATTCTCGTCAACAATGCCGGAGTCGGGGATTTCGGAAAGCGTCTGCATGAAACTGATGATGCAACCTGGGCGCAGATTCTCGACGTCAATCTGACCGGGGTGTTCCGGATGACGCGCGCGGTGCTGCCGCAGATGTTGAAGCAGGGGAAGGGCGCCATCGTCAATATTTCCTCCATCGCGAGCCTCGTCGGACTTCCTACATTGCCGGCCTATGCTGCGTCCAAGGGGGCACTCGATGCCATGACCAGAGCCATCGCGGTCGATTATGCCAAGGAGGGCATCCGCTGTAACGTGGTGAACCCCGGACTTATTGATACGCCGATGGCCGCCCCGTTGATGAGCAACCCCGAGCAACTGGCCCCGATTCTCGCGCACTATCCTATCCGTCGAGCTGGTAAGCCAGAGGAAGTGGCCAATATGGTTCTCTATCTGGTTTCCGACGAGGCAGCCTGGGTTACGGGCGGGACCTTTCCGATCGATGGAGGGATGACGATCTCGTGA
- a CDS encoding shikimate dehydrogenase → MDINAHTQFCGVIGNPVEHSLSPAIHNAAFQNLGLNFVYLAFRVEAIGDAIRGLRALGNFRGASVTIPHKVAAVPFLDKVEPTARHIGAINTIVAEGGTLTGYNTDATGALRALREGGVALKGRQVVMLGSGGAARAIAFALGTEAGIAGLSILGIDDRERTALAGDLRSKTGMTVQALSLDEETLRKVLPDTHVLIHCTPMGMSPNIQGTAVPATLLHAGLTVMDIVYNPRDTQLLKDATATGCRTIPGLEMFLHQAAAQFELWTNHTAPTDVMRAVLESRFS, encoded by the coding sequence ATGGACATCAACGCACATACTCAGTTTTGCGGTGTCATCGGTAATCCCGTCGAGCATTCGCTTTCGCCGGCGATTCATAATGCCGCGTTTCAGAACCTCGGGCTGAACTTCGTGTACCTGGCGTTCCGCGTAGAAGCGATCGGCGATGCGATTCGAGGACTGCGCGCGTTGGGGAATTTCCGCGGTGCGAGCGTGACCATCCCTCACAAGGTGGCAGCCGTTCCATTTCTTGACAAGGTTGAACCGACTGCGCGGCATATTGGTGCGATCAATACTATTGTGGCTGAAGGCGGGACCCTCACAGGCTATAACACCGACGCGACCGGCGCGTTGCGCGCACTTCGTGAGGGTGGGGTTGCCTTGAAAGGGCGTCAGGTCGTCATGCTTGGATCCGGAGGCGCAGCTCGCGCGATTGCCTTCGCGCTTGGGACCGAGGCTGGGATCGCTGGCTTGAGCATACTAGGAATCGATGACCGTGAACGCACCGCCTTGGCCGGAGACCTCCGGTCGAAGACTGGGATGACCGTGCAGGCATTGTCTCTAGACGAGGAGACATTGCGAAAAGTTCTGCCGGACACACATGTGCTGATCCATTGCACCCCGATGGGCATGTCTCCCAACATACAGGGAACTGCTGTGCCAGCGACGTTGCTGCATGCGGGATTGACGGTCATGGATATCGTTTATAATCCGCGGGACACCCAGTTGCTGAAGGATGCAACGGCGACCGGTTGTCGTACGATTCCCGGACTCGAGATGTTTCTTCATCAAGCCGCCGCGCAGTTTGAACTCTGGACCAATCACACTGCCCCAACCGATGTGATGCGCGCCGTCCTGGAGTCCCGTTTCTCATGA
- a CDS encoding shikimate kinase codes for MNIVLIGYRGTGKSTVGRLLAARLGRTLVSTDAEIVVRAKRAIPEIVAQEGWDYFRDLESDICRELAGRDQLVIDTGGGAILRPQNVEALKKSGRLFWLTASVETIATRIGGDNQRPSLTGTKSFVEEVADVLRERTPKYQAAADHVVATDDRSIDQLVETLLTLVGTD; via the coding sequence ATGAATATCGTGCTGATTGGCTATCGAGGGACCGGCAAGAGCACGGTGGGACGACTGTTGGCGGCGCGGTTGGGACGAACGCTCGTGTCAACTGATGCGGAGATCGTCGTTCGTGCGAAGCGCGCGATTCCTGAGATCGTTGCCCAAGAGGGATGGGACTACTTTCGCGACCTGGAGTCCGATATCTGCAGGGAACTGGCCGGCCGTGACCAGTTGGTGATCGATACCGGCGGCGGGGCAATCCTTCGCCCGCAAAATGTAGAGGCATTGAAGAAGAGCGGCAGGTTGTTTTGGCTGACGGCCTCCGTCGAGACGATCGCAACACGAATCGGCGGCGATAATCAGCGCCCCTCATTGACGGGGACCAAGTCGTTTGTCGAGGAAGTTGCGGATGTCTTGCGAGAGCGGACGCCGAAGTATCAAGCGGCCGCCGATCATGTCGTTGCGACGGATGATCGCTCGATCGATCAACTGGTTGAGACGCTTCTCACGTTGGTGGGAACAGATTAG